A DNA window from Halomonas zincidurans B6 contains the following coding sequences:
- a CDS encoding ABC transporter ATP-binding protein: MSALEIRNVHKTFGTTEVLKDISLAIDSGEFLILVGPSGCGKSTLMNAIAGLEPVTAGEILIGGEDVTWRTPAERDIAMVFQSYALYPSMTVRQNIVFGLEMRKVPKAEREAAVARVADLLQITPLLDRKPSQLSGGQRQRVAMGRALAREPQIYLFDEPLSNLDAKLRVEMRTEIKKLHQRLGTTIVYVTHDQIEAMTLADRIAVMRDGKILQLGTPDEVYNDPADSFVAGFMGSPSMNFIRATLTGAPGSYRLSVDTGGEQPLVLPWPEARETPALVRHVDEPLTLGLRPEHFSEEDVRLGAQVEGTLLNTTTTVVEPTGADLLLRVALGASEVTVRLGPKSRAVAGEPIALRVDMSRAVLFEPQTERRLA, encoded by the coding sequence ATGTCCGCATTGGAAATTCGTAACGTACACAAGACATTCGGCACCACCGAGGTGCTCAAGGACATCTCGCTGGCAATCGACTCCGGTGAGTTCCTGATCCTGGTCGGGCCGTCGGGCTGCGGCAAGTCGACGCTGATGAACGCCATCGCCGGCCTGGAGCCGGTGACCGCCGGCGAGATCCTCATCGGCGGCGAGGACGTCACCTGGCGTACGCCGGCCGAGCGCGACATCGCCATGGTCTTCCAGTCGTATGCGCTCTACCCGAGCATGACGGTGCGCCAGAATATCGTCTTCGGGCTGGAGATGCGCAAGGTGCCCAAGGCCGAGCGCGAGGCCGCCGTGGCGCGGGTCGCCGATCTGCTGCAGATCACGCCGCTGCTCGATCGCAAGCCGTCGCAGCTGTCCGGCGGGCAGCGCCAGCGTGTCGCCATGGGTCGCGCGCTGGCCCGCGAACCGCAGATTTACCTGTTCGACGAGCCGCTATCCAACCTCGACGCCAAGCTGCGCGTCGAGATGCGCACCGAGATCAAGAAGCTGCACCAGCGGCTGGGAACGACGATCGTCTACGTCACCCACGACCAGATCGAGGCCATGACGCTGGCCGATCGCATCGCGGTGATGCGTGACGGCAAGATCCTCCAGTTGGGCACGCCCGACGAGGTCTACAACGATCCGGCCGACAGCTTCGTCGCCGGCTTCATGGGCTCGCCGTCGATGAACTTCATTCGTGCCACGTTGACCGGCGCGCCCGGCAGCTATCGACTGAGCGTGGATACCGGCGGCGAGCAGCCGCTGGTGCTGCCATGGCCGGAGGCGCGCGAGACGCCGGCGCTGGTCCGCCACGTCGACGAGCCGCTGACGCTGGGGCTGCGACCGGAGCATTTCAGCGAGGAGGATGTGCGACTCGGCGCCCAGGTCGAGGGCACGTTGCTCAATACCACCACCACGGTCGTCGAGCCGACCGGCGCCGATTTGTTGCTGCGTGTGGCGCTGGGCGCCAGCGAGGTCACCGTGCGGCTCGGACCCAAGAGCCGCGCCGTGGCCGGCGAGCCGATCGCCCTGCGTGTCGACATGAGTCGCGCGGTGCTGTTCGAACCGCAAACCGAGCGCCGGCTCGCCTGA
- a CDS encoding carbohydrate ABC transporter permease encodes MDNVIRRRTPGARLLRAGLYALLTVMALVYLLPLVVMLLTSIKPLEEIRAGALLSLPDSLTFAAWAKAWGTACTGMRCEGLSGYFLNSLSIAIPAVAISTLVGALNGYALTKWRFRGANLCFALLLFGCFIPFQVVLMPMARTLGWLGLASSTSGLVLVHVVYGIAFTTLFFRNYYVSVPDEMISAAKLDGAGFFRIFWRILLPVSGPIITVSVIWQFTQIWNDFLFGVAFAGFDSQPVTVALNNLVNTSTGVKEYNVDMAGAMIAALPTLVVYVLAGKYFVRGLTAGSVKG; translated from the coding sequence ATGGATAACGTCATTCGGCGCCGCACCCCAGGCGCCCGCCTGCTGCGCGCGGGGCTCTATGCACTGCTGACGGTAATGGCGCTGGTTTATCTGTTGCCGCTGGTGGTGATGCTGCTGACCTCGATCAAGCCGCTCGAGGAGATCCGTGCCGGCGCACTGCTGTCATTGCCGGACTCGCTGACGTTCGCGGCCTGGGCCAAGGCCTGGGGCACGGCCTGCACCGGTATGCGCTGCGAGGGTCTGTCGGGTTACTTCTTGAACTCGCTGAGCATCGCGATCCCGGCCGTGGCAATCTCCACGCTGGTCGGTGCGCTCAACGGCTATGCGCTGACCAAGTGGCGCTTTCGTGGCGCCAACCTGTGCTTCGCGCTGCTGCTGTTCGGCTGCTTCATCCCGTTCCAGGTGGTGCTGATGCCGATGGCCCGAACGCTCGGCTGGCTGGGTCTGGCGAGCTCGACGAGCGGCCTGGTGCTGGTCCACGTGGTCTACGGCATCGCCTTCACCACGCTGTTCTTCCGCAACTATTACGTCTCGGTTCCCGATGAGATGATCTCCGCCGCCAAGCTCGACGGTGCCGGGTTCTTCCGGATCTTCTGGCGGATTCTGCTACCGGTTTCGGGGCCGATCATCACCGTGTCGGTGATCTGGCAGTTCACCCAGATCTGGAACGATTTCCTGTTCGGGGTGGCCTTCGCCGGGTTCGACTCGCAGCCGGTGACGGTGGCGCTGAACAACCTGGTCAACACCTCGACCGGGGTCAAGGAGTACAACGTCGATATGGCGGGGGCGATGATCGCCGCATTGCCGACGCTGGTGGTCTATGTCCTGGCCGGCAAATATTTCGTTCGCGGGCTGACCGCGGGATCCGTCAAGGGTTGA